Proteins found in one Plectropomus leopardus isolate mb chromosome 9, YSFRI_Pleo_2.0, whole genome shotgun sequence genomic segment:
- the LOC121947965 gene encoding type-2 angiotensin II receptor-like → MAIPNNLSLFNSTSSPYLTTEIYLNTSLASSAPLCPDWSPVPMTTVIPAIYSVICVLGTVANALAVGVLAHSSTSRRTVANTFMLNLCVSDLLFLLSLPLWAVYYSQGYSWPFGWVACKVCGVLHNLNLYASIFFITCMSIDRYLAIVHPFRSQSARDPKLAKLTCILVWVLACACSAPTLYLRDTYFLEGLGVEACVIHYPDTTWYRTLVWMKISLAFLLPLFVISCCYCAIGRHLLTDTWLVRMQNESQSCRIPDRPPTPCVSPSSNGGRHLEGRGLERVLRTVAAVVMAFFISWFPFHCVTFLDVLKSEGWLNSCGVDWTIQNLTPLTLCLGFSNSAINPVLYCFIGNHFRGRLGGFCKGLYACLKARGEDHSQKRGSFSTRLSSFSRKLSDLKDLAIVEPSGPA, encoded by the coding sequence ATGGCGATCCCAAATAACCTCTCCCTTTTCaactccacctcctccccctaTTTAACAACAGAGATCTATCTGAACACCTCTCTGGCCTCCTCTGCTCCCCTCTGCCCAGACTGGTCTCCTGTACCCATGACCACAGTCATCCCTGCCATCTACAGCGTTATCTGCGTGCTGGGAACCGTAGCCAATGCCCTGGCAGTGGGTGTGTTGGCCCACTCCAGCACCTCGAGGAGAACTGTTGCAAACACTTTCATGCTgaacttgtgtgtgtctgacctgcTGTTCCTGCTGTCCCTCCCGCTGTGGGCCGTCTATTACTCCCAGGGCTACAGCTGGCCGTTTGGCTGGGTTGCCTGCAAAGTCTGCGGAGTGCTCCACAACCTCAACCTCTACGCATCCATCTTCTTCATCACGTGCATGAGCATAGACCGCTACCTGGCCATCGTGCATCCGTTCCGCTCCCAGAGTGCACGAGACCCTAAGCTTGCCAAGCTCACATGCATCCTGGTGTGGGTGCTGGCGTGTGCTTGCTCGGCCCCTACCTTATACCTGAGAGACACATATTTTCTGGAGGGGCTTGGCGTGGAGGCCTGTGTGATTCACTATCCGGATACCACCTGGTATAGGACTCTGGTCTGGATGAAGATTTCTTTGGCCTTCCTTCTGCCACTGTTTGTCATCTCTTGTTGCTACTGCGCTATTGGCAGACATTTGCTGACTGACACATGGCTGGTAAGAATGCAGAATGAGTCGCAGAGCTGCAGGATACCTGACAGACCCCCGACCCCCTGTGTGAGCCCCAGCTCCAACGGGGGCAGACACCTGGAGGGCCGGGGGCTGGAGCGTGTGCTGCGGACAGTAGCTGCTGTGGTCATGGCTTTCTTCATCAGCTGGTTCCCCTTTCACTGCGTGACCTTTTTGGATGTGCTGAAGAGCGAGGGCTGGTTGAACAGCTGTGGGGTAGACTGGACAATCCAAAACCTCACCCCTCTGACCCTTTGCTTGGGTTTCTCCAACTCTGCCATCAATCCTGTGCTCTACTGCTTCATCGGAAATCATTTCCGGGGTCGTCTCGGGGGATTCTGCAAGGGCCTGTATGCTTGTCTGAAAGCCCGTGGGGAGGATCACAGCCAGAAGAGGGGCTCCTTCAGCACCAGGCTGAGCTCCTTCTCCCGAAAACTCAGTGACCTGAAAGACCTGGCGATTGTGGAGCCTTCTGGTCCTGCTTAG
- the LOC121948372 gene encoding SH2 domain-containing protein 1A-like, whose translation MENLPVYHGPIGKEEGERRLAQDGRDGCYLVRNSDSVPGVYCLCVLFNGYVYTYRLHKDDAGSWAAETTPGVQKRYFRQIRNLIAAFQKPGQGIAMPLLYPVTAQRRAQTHTEAQTPSNSLSPTHSSSLNAYLQQRPPHAAKGQKNRNKKEVRQAFG comes from the exons ATGGAAAACCTGCCCGTCTACCACGGACCCATCGGcaaggaggagggggagagacgGCTGGCCCAGGACGGGCGGGATGGGTGCTACCTAGTCCGCAACAGTGACTCTGTGCCAGGTGTCTACtgcctgtgtgtgct gttcaACGGCTACGTCTACACATACAGACTCCACAAGGACGACGCAGGCTCGTGGGCTGCTGAA ACCACTCCTGGTGTGCAGAAACGATATTTCCGGCAAATCAGAAACTTGATAGCAGCTTTCCAGAAGCCCGGACAAGGAATTGCCATGCCTCTGCTCTACCCTGTCACAGCTCAGAGACgggcgcaaacacacacagaggcacagacGCCCAGTAATAGCCTGTCAccgacacacagcagcagccttAACGCATACCTCCAGCAGCGGCCGCCTCATGCTGCTAAGGGacagaaaaacaggaacaaGAAGGAGGTGCGGCAAGCTTTCGGTTAG